In Geotalea uraniireducens, one genomic interval encodes:
- a CDS encoding cytochrome C, whose protein sequence is MKIAKKDWFFIILIVAVLGIFFAISGEVTTKKVPNDEQHKRFYAMVAAGGLDGMKEADKHCPECHNETGGIPFPSKHPLKPKDGPMSCHLCHKYQATK, encoded by the coding sequence ATGAAAATAGCCAAGAAGGACTGGTTTTTCATCATCCTGATCGTCGCTGTTCTGGGGATCTTTTTCGCCATTTCCGGCGAGGTGACCACCAAGAAGGTGCCCAACGACGAGCAGCACAAGCGGTTTTACGCTATGGTGGCGGCAGGGGGGCTGGACGGGATGAAGGAGGCGGATAAGCACTGCCCCGAATGCCATAACGAAACCGGCGGTATCCCCTTCCCATCGAAACATCCGTTGAAACCGAAGGACGGGCCGATGAGCTGCCACCTCTGCCACAAGTACCAGGCGACCAAGTAA
- a CDS encoding homocysteine S-methyltransferase family protein, protein MKQPFLQAIGERVLVLDGAMGTMLQARGLKPGQSPEELNLTMPEVVAGVHREYLEAGADIIVTNTFGGSRPKLAHFGLADRVTEINARAVAIAREVCGDRAYVAASIGPTGQFVEPVGELSFDEMFTTFREQAAALIDAGADLITLETFLDIKEIRAAVIAIRDLSPTMPVIAMLTFDNQGRSVLGTPPEAAAVTLEAAGADLVGSNCGLGPDGICDVLAAMRRVTRLPLISQANAGLPQLVDGTTVFPASPEEMTAFHDRLLDLNVRIIGGCCGTTPAHIRAIKAALAGRNQGWREKCGPAANVTFLSSRTGVVAIGGGAPAAIIGERINPTGKKGFAQELHEGKVAYIRREALEQTAAGAHLLDVNVGTPGIDEPAAMERAVFCAATTAGVPLVLDSSSPEALERGLKAADGKVLVNSVNGEEKSLQRVLPLVKKYGAAVIGLALDEQGIPETAEGRLTVARRIVAAAMAAGIRPGEVIVDCLTLTVSAEQKRAVETLRALALVKEQTGCNTVLGVSNISFGLPRRPLISSTFFAMALAAGLDAAIINPKEEEMMAAWRSAMVLLNRDLRAAAYIEAYKGTAAAAVEPAAAGEPDIRERLRRAVINGERDGVVALVEEALAAGLEPLQVSNEGLLPGLEEVGRRFEKNQVFLPQVMQSADTMQAAFARLKREMAGAATSLGKILMATVEGDIHDIGKNIVCTLLENHGFEVIDLGKNVAADRIVAEARRLAVDAVGLSALMTTTMTEMEQVIARLKEAGIRTFTMVGGAVVTQEYAERIGADLYAKDAMEAVARIKALLKGSGGTE, encoded by the coding sequence GTGAAGCAACCGTTTCTGCAGGCAATCGGCGAACGCGTCCTGGTCCTCGACGGAGCGATGGGAACCATGCTCCAGGCCCGCGGGCTCAAGCCGGGCCAGTCGCCGGAAGAACTCAATCTGACCATGCCCGAAGTGGTGGCAGGGGTCCATCGCGAATACCTGGAAGCCGGCGCCGATATCATCGTTACCAATACCTTTGGCGGCAGCCGTCCCAAGCTGGCCCATTTCGGGCTGGCCGACCGGGTGACGGAGATCAACGCACGGGCGGTGGCCATTGCCCGGGAGGTCTGTGGCGACCGGGCCTACGTCGCCGCTTCGATCGGTCCGACCGGCCAGTTCGTGGAGCCGGTCGGCGAGCTGTCGTTCGACGAGATGTTCACCACCTTCCGCGAGCAGGCGGCAGCCCTGATCGATGCCGGCGCCGACCTGATCACCCTGGAAACCTTCCTCGATATCAAGGAAATCCGGGCGGCGGTGATCGCCATCCGCGACCTCTCGCCGACCATGCCGGTCATCGCCATGCTCACCTTCGACAACCAGGGGCGGAGCGTGCTCGGCACGCCGCCGGAAGCGGCCGCCGTCACCCTGGAGGCTGCCGGGGCCGATCTTGTCGGCTCGAATTGCGGCCTCGGCCCGGACGGCATTTGCGACGTGCTGGCTGCGATGCGCCGGGTGACCCGGCTGCCGCTGATTTCCCAGGCCAACGCCGGTTTGCCGCAGCTGGTGGACGGAACGACGGTCTTTCCCGCTTCTCCCGAGGAGATGACTGCGTTCCACGACCGGCTGCTCGACCTGAACGTCCGGATCATCGGCGGTTGCTGCGGTACCACCCCGGCGCATATCCGGGCGATCAAGGCGGCACTGGCCGGGCGCAACCAAGGGTGGCGAGAGAAGTGCGGCCCCGCCGCGAACGTCACCTTCCTGTCGAGCCGGACCGGGGTGGTCGCGATCGGTGGCGGCGCGCCGGCGGCGATCATCGGCGAGCGGATCAACCCGACCGGCAAGAAGGGGTTCGCCCAGGAACTGCACGAGGGAAAGGTCGCCTATATCCGTCGTGAGGCGCTGGAGCAGACGGCGGCGGGGGCGCACCTGCTCGATGTCAACGTCGGCACCCCCGGCATCGACGAACCGGCGGCGATGGAGCGGGCGGTGTTCTGTGCCGCCACGACCGCCGGCGTGCCGCTGGTGCTCGATTCGTCCAGTCCCGAAGCGCTGGAGCGGGGGTTGAAGGCGGCGGACGGCAAGGTGCTGGTCAACTCGGTTAACGGTGAAGAAAAAAGTCTGCAGCGGGTGCTGCCGCTGGTGAAGAAATATGGCGCTGCAGTCATCGGCCTGGCCCTCGACGAACAGGGGATTCCGGAAACGGCCGAGGGGCGGCTGACGGTGGCGCGCCGGATCGTTGCCGCGGCCATGGCTGCCGGTATCCGGCCCGGTGAGGTGATTGTCGACTGCCTGACCCTGACGGTCAGCGCCGAGCAGAAGCGGGCGGTGGAGACGTTGCGGGCGCTGGCGCTGGTCAAGGAGCAGACCGGCTGCAATACCGTGCTCGGGGTCAGCAATATTTCCTTCGGTCTTCCCCGCCGGCCGCTGATTTCCTCGACCTTTTTCGCCATGGCGCTGGCCGCCGGCCTCGATGCAGCGATCATCAACCCGAAAGAAGAAGAGATGATGGCCGCCTGGCGGTCCGCGATGGTCCTCCTGAACCGCGACCTGCGGGCCGCTGCCTATATCGAAGCTTACAAGGGCACGGCCGCCGCCGCGGTCGAACCGGCAGCCGCCGGCGAGCCCGACATCCGGGAACGGCTCCGCCGGGCGGTGATCAACGGCGAGCGCGACGGTGTCGTCGCCCTGGTCGAGGAGGCGCTGGCCGCCGGGCTGGAACCGCTGCAGGTGAGCAACGAAGGACTGCTTCCCGGTCTGGAGGAAGTCGGGCGGCGTTTTGAGAAGAACCAGGTTTTCCTCCCCCAGGTGATGCAGTCGGCGGATACCATGCAGGCCGCCTTTGCCCGCCTCAAACGGGAAATGGCCGGAGCAGCGACCAGCCTGGGCAAGATTCTGATGGCTACCGTCGAGGGTGATATCCACGACATCGGCAAGAACATCGTCTGCACCCTCCTGGAAAATCACGGTTTCGAAGTTATCGATCTCGGGAAGAACGTCGCCGCCGACCGGATTGTTGCCGAGGCCCGGCGCCTGGCGGTTGACGCAGTCGGCCTGTCGGCACTGATGACCACTACCATGACTGAGATGGAACAGGTCATTGCCAGGCTGAAAGAGGCGGGGATCAGGACCTTCACCATGGTCGGCGGGGCGGTGGTGACCCAGGAGTACGCCGAACGGATCGGCGCCGATCTCTACGCCAAGGATGCCATGGAGGCGGTGGCCCGGATCAAGGCGCTGCTGAAAGGGAGCGGCGGGACGGAGTGA
- a CDS encoding GerMN domain-containing protein encodes MKRTKSRRRNFLLLAAFLTAALVLGLLIFGKYRESRQLPVAKPEPKPTGTIQLTLFFAAPEGDGLAREGRVTGPCADLAECVAEAVAELVNGPVGDLQPSLPPSTIVHGVRIDGDTAVIDFGHELVEGLPGGSSSEMTAVYSVVDTVCFNFPQLKRVKFLIDGKETDTLAGHLDLRQPLGPDYSLESAAAPAPASPPTDAPAPPHS; translated from the coding sequence ATGAAGCGCACCAAGTCCCGCCGGCGCAATTTCCTGCTGTTGGCCGCTTTCCTGACCGCCGCGCTGGTCCTCGGCCTGCTCATTTTCGGCAAGTACCGGGAGAGCCGGCAACTGCCGGTTGCCAAGCCGGAACCGAAGCCGACCGGCACCATCCAGCTGACCCTCTTTTTTGCGGCCCCCGAAGGGGACGGCCTGGCCCGGGAAGGACGGGTAACGGGGCCCTGCGCCGATCTGGCCGAGTGCGTTGCCGAGGCGGTTGCTGAGCTGGTGAACGGCCCGGTTGGCGACCTGCAGCCGTCGCTCCCTCCCAGCACCATTGTCCACGGGGTGCGGATCGACGGCGATACGGCGGTAATCGACTTCGGCCACGAACTGGTCGAGGGGCTCCCCGGCGGCAGCTCTTCGGAGATGACGGCCGTCTACTCGGTGGTCGACACGGTCTGTTTCAACTTTCCCCAGTTGAAGCGGGTGAAGTTCCTGATCGACGGTAAGGAAACCGACACCCTGGCCGGTCACCTGGACCTGCGGCAACCGCTCGGCCCCGACTATTCACTGGAGAGTGCCGCGGCACCCGCGCCGGCTTCCCCGCCGACTGACGCGCCCGCCCCGCCCCATTCCTGA
- the extQ gene encoding selenite/tellurite reduction operon b-type cytochrome membrane protein ExtQ, producing the protein METPVQHSGETRGAAAELRRQPRRAGEYVTSSPHFFRLIKRACGVLLASLLLLAAVVPAPLLTPADPASPPNPAKSAWFLLWTQELVSHGTALAWLITALAVWFFSLPWCGRREAPVAAVWFGRERWLTNWGVLAAFAAIIVLTVVAMFFRGENWSLVSPF; encoded by the coding sequence ATGGAGACACCGGTTCAGCATAGCGGCGAGACGCGGGGGGCGGCAGCCGAACTGCGGCGGCAGCCGCGGCGGGCGGGGGAGTACGTTACGAGCTCGCCCCACTTTTTCCGGCTGATCAAGCGGGCTTGCGGCGTGCTGCTCGCCTCGCTGCTCCTGCTGGCGGCGGTGGTGCCGGCGCCGCTTTTAACCCCGGCCGATCCGGCGAGCCCCCCCAATCCCGCCAAGTCGGCCTGGTTTCTCCTCTGGACCCAGGAGTTGGTCAGCCACGGCACCGCCCTGGCCTGGCTGATCACTGCGCTGGCGGTCTGGTTCTTCTCACTTCCCTGGTGCGGCCGCCGGGAAGCGCCGGTTGCGGCGGTCTGGTTCGGTCGCGAACGATGGCTGACCAATTGGGGCGTCCTGGCCGCCTTTGCCGCAATCATTGTCCTGACGGTTGTCGCGATGTTTTTCCGGGGGGAGAATTGGTCGCTCGTCTCGCCGTTCTGA
- a CDS encoding putative metallopeptidase produces the protein MSVLNLTGELERLVAHIVGQVAELSHIDPGRLLLCVSTTRSGGIRGTYAKIHPLRFAGGAKSIERRRGRTVYVSTMPTVIRREVEMLYVIYFLVPRFLDLPLREKLITVFHELYHISPACDGDIRRFPGKNYAHGSSTKRYNAYMGTLVDAYLAGHDRPELLEFLAGSMDELRRRHCSLVARRFRIPRIRTDRR, from the coding sequence ATGTCGGTGCTGAATCTGACCGGTGAGCTGGAACGGCTCGTCGCGCACATCGTCGGCCAGGTGGCCGAATTGAGCCACATCGATCCTGGCCGGCTCTTGCTCTGCGTCTCGACGACCCGGAGCGGCGGTATCCGCGGCACCTACGCCAAGATTCACCCGCTCCGTTTTGCCGGTGGAGCGAAAAGCATCGAGCGACGCCGCGGCAGGACGGTCTACGTCAGCACCATGCCGACGGTGATTCGCCGGGAAGTGGAAATGCTCTACGTCATCTACTTCCTCGTCCCGCGCTTCCTCGACCTGCCGCTGCGGGAAAAGCTGATCACCGTCTTTCACGAGCTGTATCACATCTCACCGGCCTGCGATGGCGATATCCGCCGCTTCCCGGGAAAGAACTACGCCCACGGCAGCTCGACCAAGCGCTACAACGCCTACATGGGCACGCTGGTCGACGCCTATCTGGCAGGACACGACCGGCCGGAGCTCCTCGAATTCCTCGCGGGGAGCATGGACGAACTGCGCCGCCGGCACTGCTCGCTGGTCGCGCGGAGATTCCGGATTCCGCGAATCAGGACTGACCGCCGCTAG
- the murI gene encoding glutamate racemase gives MPWKAIGIFDSGVGGLTVLKEIVKALPQEDTIYFGDTARVPYGTKSPETVTRYSLEIASFLVKRDIKLLVVACNTASAASLDVLQKKLPIPVIGVIEPGARRAVAVTRSGKVGVIGTAGTIRSSAYAKAIKRLNPEVEVITRACPLFVPLAEEGWTDNEVARLTAHAYLDGLREEGVDTLVLGCTHYPLLKKVIGETVGDGVKLVDSAEETARTVAEILRAKAMTRPSSEQGNHHYYVTDIPAGFIRVGNRFLGGRLGDVYQVSIDGEKG, from the coding sequence GTGCCCTGGAAGGCTATCGGCATTTTCGATTCGGGAGTTGGTGGGCTGACGGTGCTCAAGGAGATCGTCAAGGCCCTCCCCCAGGAAGATACCATCTATTTCGGCGATACTGCCCGGGTTCCTTACGGGACCAAATCGCCCGAGACCGTCACCCGGTACAGCCTGGAGATCGCTTCGTTTCTCGTCAAACGCGACATCAAGCTGCTGGTGGTGGCCTGCAATACCGCTTCGGCCGCTTCTCTCGACGTGCTGCAAAAGAAGCTGCCGATCCCGGTGATCGGTGTCATCGAGCCGGGGGCGCGCCGGGCGGTGGCGGTGACCCGTAGTGGCAAGGTCGGGGTGATCGGCACGGCGGGGACCATCCGCAGCAGTGCTTACGCCAAGGCGATCAAGCGGCTTAACCCCGAGGTTGAAGTGATTACCCGCGCCTGTCCGCTTTTCGTGCCGCTGGCCGAAGAGGGGTGGACCGACAACGAGGTGGCGCGGCTGACCGCCCATGCGTATCTCGACGGGCTGCGGGAGGAGGGGGTCGATACCCTGGTCCTCGGCTGCACCCACTATCCGCTCCTGAAAAAGGTGATCGGCGAGACCGTCGGCGACGGGGTCAAGCTGGTCGATTCGGCTGAAGAGACGGCCCGCACCGTTGCCGAAATCCTCCGGGCGAAGGCGATGACCCGCCCCTCTTCGGAACAGGGCAATCATCACTATTACGTCACCGATATCCCGGCTGGCTTCATTCGGGTCGGCAACCGTTTCCTCGGCGGCCGGCTTGGTGATGTCTACCAGGTAAGCATCGATGGCGAGAAGGGGTAA
- the extS gene encoding selenite/tellurite reduction operon c-type cytochrome lipoprotein ExtS yields the protein MVARLAVLILGFGFLAGCVTGTPQEGCLGCHPVHYRARGNCVSCHRGNGATSRKNIAHYRFIPAALAGFTLPGSPQVALGKRLAERYGCRRCHRLAGLGNGLATNLDQLGREDPQRLLDAIKQPATAMPDFCFAGTDAAALVNTIMAAATERRGGANEVPVVVHFTPGKGVRENLFVRKCGGCHRALTAREGGLGTGDVAPNLAGLFSRFYPGEFRPAERWNAERLRRWLDNPRVVRPAARMQPVAVTPAEAVVLAELLQVPPSAGDAP from the coding sequence TTGGTCGCTCGTCTCGCCGTTCTGATCCTGGGGTTCGGCTTCCTGGCCGGCTGCGTTACCGGTACGCCGCAGGAGGGATGCCTCGGTTGCCATCCGGTCCATTACCGGGCGCGGGGGAACTGCGTCTCCTGCCACCGGGGGAATGGTGCCACCAGCCGGAAGAACATCGCCCATTACCGCTTCATTCCTGCGGCGCTGGCCGGCTTCACCCTGCCGGGGAGCCCGCAGGTGGCGCTGGGGAAGCGACTGGCGGAGCGTTACGGGTGCCGGCGCTGCCACCGGCTCGCCGGACTCGGAAACGGGCTGGCGACCAACCTCGACCAGCTTGGCCGGGAAGATCCACAGCGGCTGCTCGACGCGATCAAGCAGCCGGCGACGGCCATGCCCGACTTCTGCTTTGCCGGCACGGATGCCGCCGCACTGGTCAACACGATCATGGCTGCTGCGACGGAACGGCGGGGGGGGGCGAACGAGGTGCCGGTGGTTGTCCATTTTACCCCGGGAAAAGGGGTGCGGGAGAATCTGTTCGTCAGGAAGTGCGGTGGCTGTCACCGGGCGCTGACCGCCCGGGAAGGGGGACTCGGGACGGGGGATGTGGCGCCGAATCTGGCAGGACTTTTCAGCCGTTTCTATCCGGGTGAGTTTCGACCTGCCGAGCGATGGAACGCCGAGCGGCTCCGCCGCTGGCTCGACAACCCCCGGGTGGTTCGGCCGGCGGCCCGGATGCAGCCGGTGGCCGTCACTCCTGCCGAGGCGGTGGTCCTGGCGGAGCTGCTGCAGGTACCACCGTCGGCCGGCGACGCCCCCTGA
- a CDS encoding acyl-CoA dehydratase activase produces MRIGIDLGSRKAKFALCDGDRLVRLADHDTIAFYKRFGRLEGEELFLDLAGSALFTGAELADATVVVTGYGRNTLSMHGAKVVSEIRAHVTGALFQTGRRDFTLLDMGGQDTKVALVRGGKLADFVMNDKCAASSGRYLENMAAILEVSLDELSRHWEEPVKLDATCGIFGESELIGQILRGYPVSRLCAGVNQTLVKRVMPMLKRFPSPAVVLTGGVAHNGGLVRLLEAETGLEIVVPEHPQHNGAIGCCRLAD; encoded by the coding sequence GTGAGAATCGGTATCGACCTTGGCAGCCGGAAGGCCAAGTTTGCCCTCTGCGACGGCGACCGGCTCGTCCGCCTCGCCGACCACGACACGATTGCCTTTTACAAGCGGTTCGGCCGCCTGGAGGGGGAAGAACTGTTCCTCGACCTGGCCGGCAGCGCCCTGTTCACCGGCGCGGAACTGGCTGATGCCACGGTGGTCGTTACCGGCTACGGCCGGAATACGCTGAGCATGCACGGCGCGAAGGTCGTCTCGGAAATCCGCGCCCACGTGACCGGGGCGCTGTTCCAGACCGGCCGCCGCGACTTCACCCTGCTGGACATGGGGGGGCAGGATACCAAGGTGGCGCTGGTCCGCGGCGGCAAACTGGCCGACTTCGTCATGAACGACAAGTGCGCCGCCTCCAGCGGCCGCTACCTGGAAAATATGGCGGCAATCCTGGAGGTATCCCTCGACGAACTGTCGCGCCACTGGGAAGAGCCGGTCAAGCTCGACGCCACCTGCGGCATCTTCGGCGAATCGGAACTGATCGGCCAGATCCTGCGGGGCTATCCGGTATCGCGACTCTGCGCCGGCGTCAACCAGACCCTGGTGAAACGGGTAATGCCGATGCTCAAGCGCTTCCCTTCGCCGGCGGTGGTGCTGACCGGCGGCGTCGCCCACAACGGGGGATTGGTCAGGCTGCTCGAAGCAGAAACCGGCCTGGAGATCGTCGTCCCGGAGCATCCGCAACACAACGGCGCCATCGGCTGTTGCCGGCTCGCCGATTGA
- a CDS encoding 2-hydroxyacyl-CoA dehydratase family protein encodes MHRVGFTTTIPLEVILAAGKTPIDLNNVFITSPRSHQLIEEAEVDGFPRSICGWIKGIYAAVLESGIKELVAVTEGDCSNTRALMEVLSLKGVETVPFAYPHDRDPESLRFEIEKLMRHFNVGWDAVNLCRARLGRIRRKIGEIDRLTWEENRVTGQENHYFQVCTSDMNSDPDRFEAEVDAFLAEARQRQPRRDRFRLAYLGVPPIIDDLYPFLEEHGARVVFNETQRQFAMPFATADLVEQYRAYTYPYDIFHRLADVLVELERRRVDAVIHYVQSFCFRQIEDMIVRQKIPLPVLTLEGDKPTPLDARTKIRIEGFLEMLEARA; translated from the coding sequence TTGCATCGTGTCGGCTTTACCACAACCATTCCCCTCGAAGTCATTCTTGCCGCCGGGAAAACCCCCATCGACCTCAACAATGTCTTCATCACCAGTCCCCGCAGCCATCAGCTCATCGAAGAGGCAGAGGTGGACGGCTTCCCCCGGAGCATCTGCGGTTGGATCAAGGGGATCTACGCGGCGGTTCTGGAATCGGGGATCAAGGAACTCGTCGCCGTCACCGAGGGGGACTGCAGCAACACCCGGGCATTGATGGAAGTTCTCTCTCTCAAGGGGGTCGAGACAGTCCCCTTTGCCTACCCCCATGACCGTGACCCGGAAAGCCTCCGGTTCGAGATCGAAAAACTGATGCGCCATTTCAACGTCGGCTGGGACGCGGTGAATCTCTGCCGGGCCCGCCTCGGCCGCATCCGGCGCAAGATAGGGGAAATCGACCGCCTCACCTGGGAGGAGAACCGGGTAACCGGCCAGGAGAATCATTACTTCCAGGTCTGCACCTCGGACATGAACAGCGATCCGGACCGTTTCGAAGCCGAAGTCGACGCCTTCCTGGCCGAAGCGCGGCAGCGCCAGCCGCGCCGCGACCGGTTCCGCCTCGCTTACCTCGGTGTGCCGCCGATCATCGACGACCTCTACCCGTTCCTCGAAGAGCACGGGGCACGGGTAGTCTTCAACGAAACCCAGCGCCAGTTCGCCATGCCGTTCGCCACGGCAGACCTGGTCGAGCAGTACCGGGCCTACACCTACCCTTACGATATCTTCCACCGCCTCGCCGACGTTCTCGTCGAGCTGGAGCGGCGGCGCGTCGACGCGGTGATTCACTACGTCCAGTCGTTCTGCTTCCGCCAGATCGAGGACATGATCGTCCGCCAGAAGATCCCGCTGCCGGTCCTGACCCTGGAAGGGGACAAGCCGACCCCCCTCGACGCCCGGACCAAGATCAGGATCGAAGGGTTCCTGGAGATGCTGGAGGCGCGGGCGTGA
- a CDS encoding transketolase gives MTVTERNSVDSEKIRLLEDKARQLRVAIVKTLHKSQSGHTGGSLSAIDMVTALYFHTMRHKPDEPAWAGRDRFVLCKGHAAPALYVALAEAGYFPKEDLMTLRRLGSHLQGHPDSKVTPGVEVCTGSLGQGLSMANGMALGLRLDGSASRVYALLGDGELQEGQVWEAAMAAGHYKLDNLCALIDVNRLQIDGEVAKVMNVEPVTDKFRAFGWNVIDVDGHSMAAIVAALEQAATVKGQPTAIVARTVKGKGVSFFENKASYHGVAPSDEELPKALECLGEQCNL, from the coding sequence ATGACAGTAACGGAAAGGAACAGCGTGGATAGCGAAAAGATCAGGCTTCTCGAAGACAAGGCCCGCCAGCTGCGGGTCGCTATCGTGAAAACCCTCCACAAGTCACAGTCGGGCCATACCGGCGGTTCGCTTTCGGCCATCGACATGGTTACCGCCCTCTATTTTCATACGATGCGGCACAAGCCGGACGAGCCGGCCTGGGCCGGCCGCGACCGGTTCGTGCTCTGCAAGGGGCATGCGGCGCCTGCCCTCTACGTGGCTCTGGCGGAAGCCGGTTATTTCCCGAAGGAAGACCTGATGACGCTGCGCCGGCTCGGCAGCCACCTGCAGGGGCATCCGGACAGCAAGGTAACGCCGGGGGTCGAAGTCTGCACCGGTTCCCTCGGCCAGGGGCTTTCGATGGCCAACGGCATGGCGCTCGGGCTCCGGCTCGACGGCAGTGCCAGCCGGGTCTATGCGCTGCTCGGCGACGGCGAGCTCCAGGAAGGGCAGGTCTGGGAGGCGGCCATGGCGGCCGGCCACTACAAGCTGGACAACCTCTGTGCCCTGATCGATGTCAACCGCCTGCAGATCGACGGCGAAGTGGCGAAAGTCATGAACGTCGAGCCGGTCACCGATAAGTTCCGCGCCTTCGGCTGGAACGTCATCGATGTGGATGGTCACAGCATGGCCGCCATTGTGGCCGCCCTCGAACAGGCCGCCACCGTCAAGGGGCAGCCGACCGCCATCGTTGCCCGGACCGTCAAGGGGAAAGGGGTTTCCTTCTTCGAGAACAAGGCCTCCTACCATGGCGTCGCTCCGAGCGACGAGGAGCTGCCGAAAGCCCTCGAATGCCTCGGCGAACAGTGCAACCTGTAG
- a CDS encoding bacteriohemerythrin: MAIGWRDDLLTGITEIDNQHKELFRRFGDLLTACNEGRGAAEVSRLYSFLDDYVIDHFKAEERLMREKGYPDYAQHKEQHDFFRRKLTELKKQVRDEGAGVAVVISTNQMMIDWLTRHIEIKDKEYVPFLQA; the protein is encoded by the coding sequence ATGGCAATCGGATGGCGGGATGACTTGCTGACAGGCATTACGGAGATCGACAACCAGCACAAGGAACTGTTCAGGCGTTTCGGCGACCTCTTGACGGCCTGCAACGAAGGCCGGGGAGCGGCGGAAGTGAGCCGGCTCTACAGCTTCCTCGACGACTACGTGATCGATCACTTCAAGGCCGAGGAGCGGCTGATGCGCGAGAAAGGCTACCCCGACTACGCCCAGCACAAGGAGCAGCACGACTTCTTCCGCCGGAAACTGACGGAACTCAAGAAACAGGTCCGCGACGAGGGCGCCGGGGTCGCCGTGGTCATCTCCACCAATCAGATGATGATCGACTGGCTCACCCGGCACATCGAGATCAAGGACAAGGAATACGTCCCCTTCCTGCAGGCCTAG
- a CDS encoding transketolase family protein codes for MSTMIATRDAYGQTLGELGEENRDIVVLDADLSGSTKTGVFAKKFPERFFNMGIAEANMVGTAAGLAAAGKIPFVSTFAVFASGRAWEQIRQSVAYPKANVKIVATHGGVTVGEDGGSHQSVEDIAIMRAIPNMTVIVPADGPETAKAIRAAATMKGPVYIRLGRNKVPTVFADDAPFAVGKGAELAGGSDLTFVTTGLMTAQALVAAERLKAEGVSARVVHLATIKPLDGEILLRAARETGAIVTAEEHSVVGGLGGAVAEFLGEHCPVPLKRVGIYDRFGTSGKAEELLKYFSLMPEDLAEAAREILARK; via the coding sequence ATGAGCACCATGATTGCCACCCGCGATGCCTACGGCCAGACCCTCGGGGAGCTGGGCGAAGAAAATCGGGACATCGTCGTCCTCGACGCGGACCTGTCCGGTTCCACCAAGACCGGGGTTTTCGCCAAGAAATTCCCCGAACGGTTCTTCAATATGGGGATCGCCGAAGCCAACATGGTCGGCACCGCCGCCGGCCTGGCGGCGGCCGGTAAAATCCCCTTCGTCTCCACGTTTGCCGTGTTTGCCTCCGGTCGGGCCTGGGAACAGATCCGCCAGTCGGTAGCCTATCCCAAGGCCAACGTCAAGATCGTCGCCACCCACGGCGGGGTTACCGTCGGCGAGGATGGCGGTTCCCACCAGTCAGTGGAGGATATTGCGATCATGCGCGCCATTCCGAACATGACGGTCATCGTTCCTGCCGACGGGCCGGAGACCGCCAAGGCGATCCGGGCCGCAGCCACCATGAAAGGACCGGTCTACATCCGGCTCGGCCGAAACAAGGTCCCGACGGTCTTTGCCGACGACGCCCCCTTCGCGGTGGGAAAAGGGGCCGAACTGGCCGGCGGGAGCGATCTGACCTTCGTTACTACCGGCCTGATGACCGCCCAGGCGCTGGTTGCCGCCGAGCGGCTCAAGGCCGAAGGGGTGTCCGCCCGGGTGGTCCACTTGGCGACGATCAAGCCGCTGGACGGCGAGATCCTTCTTCGGGCGGCCCGGGAAACCGGAGCCATCGTTACCGCCGAAGAGCATTCGGTGGTCGGCGGGCTCGGTGGGGCGGTGGCGGAATTCCTCGGCGAGCATTGTCCGGTGCCGCTCAAGCGGGTCGGCATCTATGACCGCTTCGGTACCTCCGGCAAAGCGGAAGAGTTGCTCAAGTACTTCTCGCTGATGCCGGAAGATCTGGCCGAGGCGGCCCGGGAGATCCTGGCGAGGAAGTAG